ccatactggaccctaaaggacaggggaggctaccacccatactggaccctaaaggacagggggaggctaccacccatactggaccctaaaggacagggggaggctaccacccatactggaccctaaaggacagggggaggctaccacccatactggaccctaaaggacagggggaggctaccacccatactggaccctaaaggacagggggaggctaccacccatactggaccctaaaggacagggggaggctaccacccatactggaccctaaaggacaggggaggctaccacccatactggaccctaaaggacagggggaggctaccacccatactggaccctaaaggacagggggaggctaccacccatactggaccctaaaggacagggggaggctaccacccatactggaccctaaaggacagggggaggctaccacccatactggaccctaaaggacaggggggaggctaccacccatactggaccctaaaggacagggggaggctaccacccatactggaccctaaaggacagggggaggctaccacccatactggaccctaaaggacagggggaggctaccacccatactggaccctaaaggacagggggaggctaccacccatactggaccctaaaggacaggggggaggctaccacccatactggaccctaaaggacagggggaggctaccacccatactggaccctaaaggacagggggaggctaccacccatactggaccctaaaggacagggggaggctaccacccatactggaccctaaaggacagggggaggctaccacccatactggaccctaaaggacagggggaggctaccacccatactggaccctaaaggacagggggaggctaccacccatactggaccctaaaggacaggggggaggctaccacccatactggaccctaaaggacagggggaggctaccacccatactggaccctaaaggacagggggaggctaccacccatactggaccctaaaggacagggggaggctaccacccatactggaccctaaaggacagggggaggctaccacccatactggaccctaaaggacagggggaggctaccacccatactggaccctaaaggacagggggaggctaccacccatactggaccctaaaggacagggggaggctaccacccatactggaccctaaaggacagggggaggctaccacccatactggaccctaaaggacagggggaggctaccacccatactggaccctaaaggacagggggaggctaccacccatactggaccctaaaggacagggggaggctaccacccatactggaccctaaaggacagggggaggctaccacccatactggaccctaaaggacagggggaggctaccacccatactggaccctaaaggacaggggggaggctaccacccatactggaccctaaaggacagggggaggctaccacccatactggaccctaaaggacagggggaggctaccacccatactggaccctaaaggacagggggaggctaccacccatactggaccctaaaggacaggggggaggctaccacccatactggaccctaaaggacagggggaggctaccacccatactggaccctaaaggacaggggaggctaccacccatactggaccctaaaggacagggggaggctaccacccatactggaccctaaaggacagggggaggctaccacccatactggaccctaaaggacagggggaggctaccacccatactggaccctaaaggacagggggaggctaccacccatactggaccctaaaggacagggggaggctaccacccatactggaccctaaaggacagggggaggctaccacccatactggaccctaaaggacagggggaggctaccacccatactggaccctaaaggacaggggggaggctaccacccatactggaccctaaaggacaggggggaggctaccacccatactggaccctaaaggacagggggaggctaccacccatactgaccctaaaggacaggggggaggctaccacccatactggaccctaaaggacagggggaggctaccacccatactggaccctaaaggacagggggaggctaccacccatactggaccctaaaggacaggggggaggctaccacccatactggaccctaaaggacagggggaggctaccacccatactggaccctaaaggacagggggaggctaccacccatactggaccctaaaggacagggggaggctaccacccatactggaccctaaaggacaggggggaggctaccacccatactggaccctaaaggacagggggaggctaccacccatactggaccctaaaggacagggggaggctaccacccatactggaccctaaaggacagggggaggctaccacccatactggaccctaaaggacagggggaggctaccacccatactggaccctaaaggacagggggaggctaccacccatactggaccctaaaggacagggggaggctaccacccatactggaccctaaaggacagggggaggctaccacccatactggaccctaaaggacagggggaggctaccacccatactggaccctaaaggacaggggggaggctaccacccatactggaccctaaaggacagggggaggctaccacccatactggaccctaaagcggacagggggaggctaccacccatactggaccctaaaggacaggggggaggctaccacccatactggaccctaaaggacagggggaggctaccacccatactggaccctaaaggacagggggaggctaccacccatactggaccctaaaggacaggggggaggctaccacccatactggaccctaaaggacaggggggaggctaccacccatactggaccctaaaggacagggggaggctaccacccatactggaccctaaaggacagggggaggctaccacccatactggaccctaaaggacaggggggaggctaccacccatactggaccctaaaggacagggggaggctaccacccatactggaccctaaaggacaggggggaggctaccacccatactggaccctaaaggacagggggaggctaccacccatactggaccctaaaggacaggggggaggctaccacccatactggaccctaaaggacagggggaggctaccacccatactggaccctaaaggacaggggggaggctaccacccatactggaccctaaaggacagggggaggctaccacccatactggaccctaaaggacaggggggaggctaccacccatactggaccctaaaggacagggggaggctaccacccatactggaccctaaaggacagggggaggctaccacccatactggaccctaaaggacagggggaggctaccacccatactggaccctaaaggacaggggggaggctaccacccatactggaccctaaaggacaggggaggctaccacccatactggaccctaaaggacagggggaggctaccacccatactggaccctaaaggacagggggaggctaccacccatactggaccctaaaggacagggggaggctaccacccatactggaccctaaaggacagggggaggctaccacccatactggaccctaaaggacagggggggaggctaccacccatactggacggGGGGAAAGGAGACCACTCTAAAAGCTAATGAGACGACATTGAGAGTGTGTGATACCTTTAGATCCATAAAGTCCATATTAACCAGGTTGGTGAAGGCCAGCCGCCCCGTAGAGAGATCTGACAGGGAGACGAGAAACTCAGTTAGTTGGTTTGTTAGCTAACACAGCACACCAGCCTGATGGACATCACTGATCTATCAACTAGTGAAGGACAGGAGACCAGCCTGATGGACATCACTGATCTATCAACTAGTGAAGGACAGGAGACCAGCCTGATGGACATCACTGATCTATCAACTAGTGAAGGACAGGAGCCCAGCCTGATCTATCAACTAGTGAAGGACAGGACACCAGCCTGATGGACATCACTGATCTATCAACTAGTGAAGGACAGGAGACCAGCCTGATGGACATCACTGATCTATCAACTAGTGAAGGACAGGAGACCAGCCTGATGGACATCACTGATCTATCAACTAGTGAAGGACAGGAGCCCAGCCTGATGGACATCACTGATCTATCAACTAGTGAAGGACAGGAGACCAGCCTGATGGACATCACTGATCTATCAACTAGTGAAGGACAGGAGCCCAGCCTGATCTATCAACTAGTGAAGGACAGGAGACCAGCCTGATCTATCAACTAGTGAAGGACAGGAGCCCAGCCTGATGGACATCACTGATCTACTAATAAtattactactaataataaatactactaataataaatactactaataataaatactaataataatattactactaataatattactactactaaatGCCATtttgcagatgcttttatccaaagcctcTTTGTGACGCATGGAAACCATTTGACTTATGGGTGGAATGGACCccaggaccctggtgttggacccaccatgctctacagaaccacactggaccccaggaccctggtgttggacgcaccatgctctacagaaccacactggaccctggtgttggacgcaccatgctctacagaaccacactggaccccaggaccctggtgttggacccaccatgctctacagaaccacactggacctcaggaccctggtgttggacccaccatgctctacagaaccacactggaccccaggaccctggtgttggacgcaccatgctctacagaaccacactggacctcaggaccctggtgttggacccaccatgctctacagaaccacactggaccccaggaccctggtgttggacccaccatgctctacagaaccacactggaccccaggaccctggtgttggacgcACCATGCTCTACAGAACCACACTGGACCCCAGGACCCTGGGTGTTGGACGCACCATGCTCTACAGAACCACACTGGACCccaggaccctggtgttggacgcaccatgctctacagaaccacactggaccccaggaccctggtgttggacgcaccatgctctacagaaccacattggaccccaggaccctggtgttggacccACCATGCTCTACAGAACCACACTGGACCCCAGAACCCTGGTGTTGGACGCACCATGCTCTACAGAACCACactggaccctggtgttggacccaccatgctctacagagccacactggaccccaggaccctggtgttggactcGCCATGCTCTACAGAGCCACACTGGACCccaggaccctggtgttggacgcaccatgctctacagaaccacactggaccctggtgttggacgcaccatgctctacagaaccacactggaccctggtgttggacccACCATGCTCTACAGAGCCACACTGGAACCACAAACCAAGGTAACTGGTACAGTGTTTACCATCTCCATGTTCAGAGTGTCTTCCAGGGAGAGGTCCAGTCTGTGTGTTGGGGCCGAGGGAGGAGGCTCTAGTCCTGGGCTCTGTCTGGTCCAGATTCACCTTCACCAGCATGTCTGAGAACCGGTGGGCTGCTATGAAGTCATCTGCAGCATCtctgagaggatggagagagagagacagaggggatccATGTGAGCAACATCGTTCACTGAAGCAAACATGGGGGATATTCACATCCTAACCGCATGCAGGGTGAAGGAGCACTGGGGCTCCTTAACCCTGCATTTCCCCACGGGGCTCCTTAACCCTGCATTTCCCCCACGGGGCTCCTTAACCCTGCATTTCCCCCCCACGGGCTCCTTAACCCTGCATTTCCCCCCACGGGCTCCTTAACCCTGCATTTCCCCCCCACGGGCTCCTTAACCCTGTATTTCCCCCACGGGGCTCCTTAACCCTGCATTTCCCCCCACGGGGCTCCTTAACCCTGCATTTCCCCCCACGGGGCTCCTTAACCCTGCATTTCCCCACGGGGCTCCTTAACCCTGCATTTCCCCCACGGGGCTCCTTAACCCCTGCATTCCCCCACGGGGCTCCTTAACCCTGCATTTCCCCACGGGGCTCCTTAACCCTGCATTTCCCCCACGGGGCTCCTTAACCCTGCATTTCCCCCACGGGGCTCCTTAACCCTGCATTTCCCCCACGGGCTCCTTAACCCTGCATTTCCCCCACGGGGCTCCTTAACCCTGCATTTCCCCCACGGGGCTCCTTAACCCTGCATTTCCCCCACGGGCTCCTTAACCCTGCATTTCCCCCCACGGGGCTCCTTAACCCTGCATTTCCCCCCCACGGGGCTCCTTAACCCTGCATTTCCCCCCCACGGGGCTCCTTAACCCTGCATTTACGGTGTTCCTGAATATCATTATCTGCTTTTCAACTTCGGAGCACATGTGCTCCTTGGAAAACAAGTCAGCATAGAGCCCTGCATGACATGACTTTCACTGCTGCTAATATAAAAAAACTCTTTGATACTCACAGCTCATCTTTGAAGCTGAGGGCAAATTTCCCCTGTTCCTTGTTGTTGGACTGAGAGTCAGCCAGAGAGAACCGACCGTCCTCCAGATATGACGCCTGGACGGCATTTACTCTGGAGAGAAAAGGACTGAGATTCATTTTTTTAGTAGTAGTCAGATAGTTATGAACACTGATCAGAGCTACATAACGGTAACGCTGTATTAGAAGGTTACCGAGCCAGAACCAAAACCCATATAGTTCTGCAGGGCCTTGTGTTCCAGTAACATTGATGTTGGCGTGACGGGTGGTGGGGGTAAGTGGTGCTGCTGACCCACCTGTTGTCGGACCCAGCTCTAATTTTAGCCACGGTGGAGGCAGCTACGGGCAGCCCCAGGGTGGAGGCCAGGGTGACGTTTCCCAGGGTGGCACGGCTGCTGCCCACAGAGGTAGACAGGAAACTGGGGGAACGCCTCATCCTCGATGTTGCTGAAACTCTCTGTCATGATGCTGGGCTACGGTTAGGACCCAGCTACCTCAGGTTCTACTGCAGACCATCAACTgagtggagaaaaaaaacattcagcACAATTCATGATAAACATGTCAGTTAGACGAGCAATAATTCAAGTTCATAGTGGAAAGTGTGTTGTAGTTAAAAGTGTCATGTAGATTCCTCCTCGTGATGTTCACATGACGGCAATGCCAAAAAGTACCCAGTCAGTTGACTCCAGTCCAAACTCAAAGCTACAAGGTAaccaaaactaaaacaaaacACTGACACATTGTTCCAACTAGAGGGATATTAGGTGGATATTAGGTGGGTATCAGAGGGATATTAGAGGGATATTAGCTAAATATTAGAGGGATATTAGAGGGATATTAGAGGGATATTAGGTGGATATCAGGTGAATATCAGAGGGACAGATATGATATCTAGATACATCAATGCAGCCAGTCAGTTTGTCGTTGTGGCCTGGCAAAACAAACTTGTATTGACACAGAGGAAAGTTTGTCaaagctagttagttagctagctagcgacaaACACTTGAACCAAAGTGGATGAGCACACAAATCAACCGTTTCCTAACTTACTGAATAGTTTAAGGCCAgtacttccccccccccccaaaaaaaaaaataccgaAAGTAAACAGAGCTACAAATTTCACAACAAATGAAGAAGTTTGTCTCCCGAGTGAAAACCGACTCGCAATAAATTTACCGAGACGGGGCCGCAAGACATGAAGTCCTCACAGTAATGTTACTGTTTCTAAAGTAGCAACACGTTTAAGTAATTATTACGCTACACAATTAACGAAAAGTTTTTTaaaaaacacacaataaagtATTATTAAAGTTAGAAGTGGTAACAAACCGGACCAGTAGCCTCGGAGAAACACGGTATTCGGTTGGATCAATCACCGGAAGCCCGCGCTAAGCAACCATCACTATGGGCGGGACGTAGATAGAAAGAGACGTTTTGATTGGACTAACCTCTATGACCATGTGAAATGGTGTATCACCATTGGATTGTTATCCTGTCATTTTACTTGAATTAGTTCAATTGtagaggtatatatatatatcagatcAATGTCCTTACCAGATATGGTCCTTACATTTTGAAAGTATAGCATTGGATTGAAGTGCTTCTCATCAACTAATTGTTGTGATATATAGTTAaattgtatttaatttttttgctcATGAAATGTATGTGATACATATATTCAAAATGTGTAGCACTTGTTGCAGATTCAATAGCATCCATATCATATCATAAATCCTAAGTCTAAGGAGTGGTCAGGGAACTTGCAGGAGTATCATATGTTCCCCACAGCAGCTGCAACCATCACTTGGCTAGCTGACAGCTGCACAGTAAATACAACACGCcatatctgactgactgacatctTTCTATAGACTTCAGAGATACTCGCTGTGATTTGTGTACAGTATGAGAACGACAGGTAGTTTCATGAGAGAAACCCAGTGGTAGAATGTAAAGTGCTCAGGGCCCCTCAGTCTGGTAGTTTCATGAGAGAAACCCAGTGGTAGAATGTAAAGAGCTCAGGGCCCCTCAGTCTGGTAGTTTCATGAGAGAAACCCAGTGGTAGAATGTAAAGTGCTCAGGGCCCCTCAGTCTGGTAGTTTCATGAGAGAAACCCAGTGGTAGAATGTAAAAGTGCTCAGGGCCCCTCAGTCTGGTAGTTTCATGAGAGAAACCCAGTGGTAGAATGTAAAGTGCTCAGGGCCCCTCAGTCTGGTAGTTTCATGAGAGAAACCCAGTAGTAGAATGTAAAGTGCTCAGGGCCCTCAGTCGGGCTGATTCACGGCTGACTCACATGGTAGTCAGTCATGGATGGCACAtagtgagtgtaaaggctgattcacatggtagtcagttatggatggtacatagtgagtgtaaaggctgaATCACATGGTAGTCAGTCATGGATGGTACAtagtgagtgtaaaggctgattcACATGGTAGTCGAGTCATGGATGGCACAtagtgagtgtaaaggctgattcacatggtagtcagttatggatggtacatagtgagtgtaaaggctgattcACGTGGTAGTCGGTTATGGATGGTACAtagtgagtgtaaaggctgatCACATGGTAGTCAGTCATGGATGGCACGtagtgagtgtaaaggctgattcACATGGTAGTCAGTCATGGATGGCACGtagtgagtgtaaaggctgattcACATGGTAGTCGGTCATGGATGGCACGtagtgagtgtaaaggctgattcACATGGTAGTCATGATTGGTACAtagtgagtgtaaaggctgattcACATGGTAGTCAGTTATGGATGGTACATAGTGAGTGTACAGGCTGATTCACATGGTAGTCAGTTATGGATGGCACAtagtgagtgtaaaggctgattcACATGGTAGTCAGTCATGGATGGCACGTAGTGAGGTGTAAAGGCTGATTCCACGGTAGTCAGTCATGGATGGTACGtagtgagtgtaaaggctgattcacatggtagtcagtcatggatggtacatagtgagtgtaaaggctgattcACATGGTAGTCATGGATGGCACGTGgtgagtgtaaaggctgattcacatggtagtcatggatggtacatagtgagtgtaaaggctgattcacatggtagtcagtcatggatggtacatagtgagtgtaaaggctgattcACACGGTAGTCATGGATGGTACGtagtgagtgtaaaggctgattcACATGGTAGTCAGTTATGGATGGTACATAGTGAGCGTAA
This sequence is a window from Salmo salar unplaced genomic scaffold, Ssal_v3.1, whole genome shotgun sequence. Protein-coding genes within it:
- the LOC123738877 gene encoding centrosomal protein of 192 kDa-like isoform X1, whose protein sequence is MRRSPSFLSTSVGSSRATLGNVTLASTLGLPVAASTVAKIRAGSDNSPFLSRVNAVQASYLEDGRFSLADSQSNNKEQGKFALSFKDELDAADDFIAAHRFSDMLVKVNLDQTEPRTRASSLGPNTQTGPLPGRHSEHGDDLSTGRLAFTNLVNMDFMDLKVRFPPGTVDDQTLASDGADSDRFSGSVSSFLANEKLMSVDSMNSDVTDDDVDVNDLQDEELDLYLNQLVGPAMQRGRVEGQEIPVADQPTNQDYSSQPSSTEPQNRYQFLDDYDQCFQMPDVRLAATGMDSCPGSDEEDTEDELENG
- the LOC123738877 gene encoding centrosomal protein of 192 kDa-like isoform X2, with amino-acid sequence MRRSPSFLSTSVGSSRATLGNVTLASTLGLPVAASTVAKIRAGSDNRVNAVQASYLEDGRFSLADSQSNNKEQGKFALSFKDELDAADDFIAAHRFSDMLVKVNLDQTEPRTRASSLGPNTQTGPLPGRHSEHGDDLSTGRLAFTNLVNMDFMDLKVRFPPGTVDDQTLASDGADSDRFSGSVSSFLANEKLMSVDSMNSDVTDDDVDVNDLQDEELDLYLNQLVGPAMQRGRVEGQEIPVADQPTNQDYSSQPSSTEPQNRYQFLDDYDQCFQMPDVRLAATGMDSCPGSDEEDTEDELENG